Proteins from a genomic interval of Pelobates fuscus isolate aPelFus1 unplaced genomic scaffold, aPelFus1.pri scaffold_35, whole genome shotgun sequence:
- the LOC134585295 gene encoding telomeric repeat-binding factor 2-interacting protein 1-like gives MRSTRPHLFTVIKNNPTCSSAPARRSAPPSPAPKRQVRTPGPVKRQLSPLITHGGGVMCRVQEPGAMLLAEPGEAKGSQYISTNYIGECVKSDERLEVEHYRLGQEDNWLRKRTGKGKGKQTDSESDKNGEDHQGNLVSEDGNHGGGDLEGIGFEQNAIGQEEGESRRDSEISLKKDEVGYMNDVLDQNHEQLVKDAGNQVEKEQVKKGGDQVGEEHSKEGDDKKGEEPSREGEGHSMEGEDQIGEEQSIVVEDLRADEHAEEGEDKRGEGHSKKGEDQIGEGHSENREDQIGEGHSENREDQIGEGHSENREDQIGEGHSENREDQIGEEQSMEGEDQIGEESSREGEEQSMEVEDQRAEEHGNGEGTSGGEEHLKEGKVQGSEIHVKEEAVEIELGEYVTHEKKQEEEGVERRNDGNKKIRRKDGIKKRRGTSLTSDVEEKKRRFDELYQSDNSVLENVENLANNWNHQKTVTSRSLSNFRVGRIPFTEQEDVAILTYIRDFVPARGTVSGVRLWQEMEEMKVVNRTWQSMKHRYKKYLVENQSSYILPESSGSHQNNVTSSVELFRKNSFRNRSILFSSFDFLSPEKSSMENVSLESSPEALRQKEGTNVSRLQGNTDHGDAQQSSTPLIGGSNELVMINKNADVTSNGDSEELHIFEIANMEFEVEDEHKVALKQSLGLKEFVMENDSISPDSLTQVDEVSSSPDLSQGESLQKALHDMMSEFKLTLCDVTQALIKNNGEVLSTKYFLQTGTRPDGYPIWVRKDDLDLKKDDPTFVERLVQKYGADNVAKRMAFLAS, from the exons atgcgcagtacgcGTCCTCATCTCTTTACCGTGATAAAAAATAATCCTACCTGTTCTTCTGCGCCTGCGCGGCGCTCTGCTCCTCCTTCTCCTGCTCCGAAACGTCAGGTCCG AACACCGGGTCCGGTGAAGCGGCAGCTGTCTCCTCTGATCACCCACGGAGGTGGAGTGATGTGCCGGGTGCAGGAACCCGGGGCCATGCTGCTTGCAGAGCCCGGAGAGGCTAAGGGTTCCCAGTACATCTCCACCAATTACATCGGTGAGTGTGTAAAGAGTGACGAAAGGCTGGAGGTAGAGCATTACCGCCTGGGGCAGGAGGACAATTGGTTGAGGAAGCGAACTGGAAAAGGCAAAGGGAAGCAGACTGACAGCGAATCTGACAAGAATGGAGAGGACCATCAAGGAAATCTAGTCTCAGAGGATGGAAATCATGGAGGAGGGGATCTAGAAGGGATTGGGTTTGAGCAGAATGCAATAGGCCAAGAAGAAGGAGAAAGTCGTAGGGATAGTGAAATATCACTTAAGAAAGATGAAGTAGGATATATGAATGATGTTCTGGACCAGAACCATGAGCAACTTGTGAAGGATGCAGGAAACCAAGTTGAGAAGGAACAGGTGAAGAAAGGTGGAGATCAGGTAGGTGAGGAACACTCAAAAGAGGGAGACGATAAGAAAGGTGAGGAACCTTCAAGGGAGGGTGAGGGACACTCAATGGAGGGAGAAGACCAGATAGGTGAGGAACAATCAATAGTGGTAGAAGACCTGAGAGCTGATGAACATGCAGAGGAAGGAGAAGATAAAAGAGGTGAGGGACACTCAAAGAAGGGAGAAGACCAGATAGGTGAGGGACACTCAGAGAATAGAGAAGACCAGATAGGTGAGGGACACTCAGAGAATAGAGAAGACCAGATAGGTGAGGGACACTCAGAGAATAGAGAAGACCAGATAGGTGAGGGACACTCCGAGAATAGAGAAGACCAGATAGGTGAGGAACAATCAATGGAGGGAGAAGACCAGATAGGTGAGGAATCTTCAAGGGAGGGTGAGGAACAGTCAATGGAGGTAGAAGATCAGAGAGCTGAGGAACATGGCAATGGAGAAGGGACCAGTGGAGGTGAGGAACACCTGAAAGAAGGGAAGGTCCAGGGAAGTGAGATACACGTAAAGGAAGAGGCAGTGGAGATAGAACTTGGGGAATATGTGACACATGAAAAGAAACAGGAGGAGGAAGGAGTTGAAAGGCGGAATGATGGTAATAAAAAGATAAGGCGAAAAGATGGCATTAAAAAACGGAGAGGAACAAGCCTTACAAGTGATGTAGAAGAGAAAAAGAGAAGATTTGATGAGTTATACCAGAGTGATAATTCTGTTTTAGAAAATGTGGAAAATCTAGCAAATAATTGGAATCATCAGAAAACTGTAACTTCACGCTCTCTTAGTAATTTCCGTGTTGGGAGGATACCTTTCACTGAGCAGGAAGATGTGGCCATATTGACTTACATAAGGGATTTTGTACCAGCCAGGGGAACAGTGTCTGGTGTACGTTTATGGCAAGAGATGGAAGAGATGAAAGTAGTAAATAGAACTTGGCAGTCAATGAAGCACCGTTACAAGAAATACCTTGTGGAAAACCAGAGTTCTTACATATTGCCTGAATCCAGTGGTTCCCATCAGAATAACGTTACCAGTAGTGTGGAGTTATTTAGGAAAAATAGTTTCAGAAACAGAAGTATATTATTTAGTTCATTTGACTTTTTAAGTCCTGAAAAATCAAGCATGGAAAATGTCAGTCTAGAATCTTCACCTGAGGCCCTGCGTCAAAAAGAGGGAACTAATGTCAGCCGTCTCCAAGGTAATACAGACCATGGAGATGCACAGCAATCTTCTACACCTCTGATAG GGGGCAGCAATGAATTGGTTATGATCAACAAAAATGCTGATGTAACTTCTAATGGGGATTCAGAAGAACTACACATATTTGAGATTGCAAACATGGAATTTGAG GTTGAAGATGAGCACAAAGTTGCCTTAAAACAGAGCCTGGGACTAAAGGAATTTGTGATGGAGAATGACTCGATAAGCCCTGATAGTCTTACACAGGTGGATGAGGTCTCTTCAAGTCCTGATCTTTCTCAGGGTGAGAGTCTTCAGAAGGCCCTACATGATATGATGTCAGAGTTCAAGCTTACCCTATGTGATGTCACTCAGGCCCTTATTAAGAACAATGGTGAAGTTCTTTCCACTAAGTATTTCCTGCAGACAGGGACTCGACCTGATGGGTATCCTATTTGGGTACGAAAGGATGATTTGGACCTTAAGAAGGACGATCCAACTTTTGTGGAAAGACTGGTGCAAAAATATGGTGCAGACAATGTAGCCAAAAGAATGGCTTTTCTGGCCAGCTGA